The following are encoded together in the Montipora foliosa isolate CH-2021 chromosome 12, ASM3666993v2, whole genome shotgun sequence genome:
- the LOC137980467 gene encoding serine protease 23-like, with protein sequence MAFSIALVVVVATRILVLLCLSKNTLQEASTWRSNREVLGKRNVPNLRMAPLRTVSLENENENMEQLNFELTAGESLFQNLKWSRRNPSVTWIKHRRRRLVFQNDDRKVIPPKYIERCPFEAAVMISTGCSGVLISPQHVLTSAHCLHNEGQYVPGYRNLRVGFLLRNGTTEWHGVRYTKIPRQWKSGSDVSATVYDYALIKLAENHSRCFLPIAPSKTFSYGGGCAHRAIHFTAFDEDRNEGTVLYRTCRVLDFNSSLLFHCCDAERGSSGAGVYELHKRKNSGKKFERYVVGVFSGNRDIFKYGRYPPRITCKNHTPFFSYTSWAWVVNYNAALRLKESDVYHICTWMKGQGGEMCKQVIKERRRRRRQSRKRRDKSRDARCQGMF encoded by the exons ATGGCTTTTTCGATTGCATTGGTTGTTGTGGTTGCAACAAGGATTTTGGTACTTCTCTGTCTTTCGAAGAACACTCTTCAAGAAGCGAGCACATGGCGGAGTAACAGAGAAGTGTTGGGAAAGCGCAACGTTCCGAATTTACGGATGGCACCGTTGAGGACAGTTTCACttgaaaacgaaaacgaaaacatGGAGCAACTGAATTTTGAATTAACCGCAGGGGAATCTTTGTTCCAAAACCTGAAATGGTCGCGTCGAAATCCTTCAGTGACATGGATAAAACACAGAAGAAGGAGACTTGTGTTTCAAAACGATGATCGCAAAGTCATACCCCCAAAGTACATCGAAAGATGTCCATTTGAAGCTGCTGTAATGATCTCTACTGGCTGTTCGGGGGTCCTCATCTCTCCCCAGCATGTTTTGACGTCGGCTCATTGCCTTCACAACGAAGGTCAGTACGTTCCAGGTTACAGGAACTTGAGAGTGGGTTTCCTGTTGCGAAATGGCACTACAGAATGGCATGGTGTTAGATACACAAAGATACCCAGGCAGTGGAAGAGTGGGAGCGATGTAAGCGCTACGGTGTATGACTACGCATTGATCAAGCTTGCTGAGAACCACAGTCGTTGTTTCCTGCCTATAGCTCCAAGTAAAACATTCTCTTACGGAGGTGGTTGTGCACACAGAGCCATTCATTTTACTGCATTTGATGAAGATAGAAATGAAGGAACAGTGCTTTACAG AACTTGTCGAGTTTTGGACTTCAACTCCAGCTTACTGTTTCACTGTTGTGACGCCGAGAGAGGCTCATCGGGCGCCGGCGTCTATGAACTTCACAAGCGAAAAAATAGCGGCAAGAAATTTGAGCGCTACGTTGTTGGCGTTTTTTCTGGGAACCGCGACATCTTCAAATACGGAAGGTACCCGCCGAGAATCACCTGCAAAAATCACACCCCATTCTTTAGCTACACTTCTTGGGCTTGGGTCGTGAATTACAATGCGGCTCTCCGTTTAAAAGAGAGCGACGTCTATCACATTTGTACCTGGATGAAGGGTCAAGGAGGCGAGATGTGTAAACAAGTGATAAAGGAAAGACGGCGAAGACGGCGCCAGTCAAGAAAACGCCGCGACAAGAGCAGAGACGCCCGTTGCCAAGGTATGTTTTAA
- the LOC137979506 gene encoding uncharacterized protein, which translates to MLARVTNPSRNATECQEDSQGNSLAAGVEQVSDHIELTAESLDEADGPTGGVVLDQRNKSKGKRKAANRSDSSAKKAKKWAWTPEAVEVLLKYIKEYKTKCEFNGVDFEADLSSMYTEVRRCLAADFPHDFGPESCHDPGKELKDMNSEEYESYRKRSEEEKQKIKLGYQRIKEKVKNVRQDYRSAVNKGTRSGSGKVVQDNYDLLSDIWGGSPSTTSLPFGIDGEYDETPGSSGTISDREDEGSEEWSPADTSGSSTDAESSKRKGKVSVSNIPKLVDNKRKHMEKSLSQAQRDHLLMSTAKEDMHLKKDMLAAFERSNKTLDDSISKMTTCLTSLGEGIASGMRMLAMALANPPANPSPAMPYAQPNYPPQYNSYGRFNTSLPMTHEASYENRDAFPASHYQRIASGQESGHSSPCATGPILSASQTLYEGDNNDSYNF; encoded by the exons ATGCTGGCAAGAGTGACTAATCCAAGTCGGAATGCTACAGAATGCCAAGAGGACAGTCAGGGCAACAGCTTGGCGGCTGGAGTAGAACAGGTTTCCGATCATATCGAATTAACAGCCGAAAGTCTCGACGAAGCCGACGGTCCGACAGGTGGAGTTGTACTTGATCAGCGCAACAAGtcaaaagggaaaagaaaagcGGCCAATCGTTCAGACTCCTCGGCGAAAAAGGCGAAGAAATGGGCATGGACTCCCGAAGCCGTTGAGGTATTACTCAAATACATCAAAGAGTACAAAACCAAATGCGAATTCAACGGCGTCGACTTCGAAGCTGATCTGTCGAGCATGTACACTGAAGTTCGCCGGTGCTTGGCTGCAGATTTTCCACACGATTTTGGGCCTGAATCCTGCCACGATCCTGGGAAAGAACTCAAAGATATGAACAGCGAAGAGTACGAGTCTTACAGAAAAAGGTCAGAAGAAGAGAAGCAAAAAATCAAACTCGGATATCAACGGATAAAGGAAAAAGTAAAGAATGTAAGACAAGACTACCGTAGCGCAGTGAACAAGGGCACCAGGAGCGGCAGTGGTAAAGTGGTGCAAGATAATTACGATTTATTATCTGATATATGGGGAGGTTCTCCTTCGACGACGTCACTACCTTTCGGCATTGACGGTGAATATGATGAAACCCCAGGATCATCAGGTACCATTTCTGATCGGGAGGATGAGGGCTCTGAAG AATGGTCCCCAGCTGATACATCTGGTTCTTCAACTGATGCCGAATCCAGTAAGAGAAAAGGTAAAGTTAGTGTTTCCAATATCCCCAAGCTTGTGgacaacaaaaggaaacacaTGGAAAAAAGTCTGTCGCAAGCACAAAGGGATCACCTTCTAATGAGTACCGCAAAAGAGGATATGCACTTAAAGAAAGACATGTTAGCCGCATTTGAGCGATCCAACAAAACATTGGACGACTCAATATCAAAGATGACAACATGTCTGACATCCCTTGGAGAAGGAATCGCCTCAGGAATGCGAATGCTAGCCATGGCACTAGCGAACCCACCGGCAAACCCCAGCCCTGCAATGCCCTATGCACAACCAAATTACCCTCCACAGTATAACAGTTATGGTAGATTCAATACATCCCTCCCTATGACACACGAAGCAAGCTATGAAAATAGAGATGCATTCCCCGCCTCCCATTATCAACGTATTGCAAGTGGTCAAGAAAGTGGGCACTCTAGCCCTTGTGCAACAGGCCCAATTTTATCGGCCAGTCAAACCTTGTATGAAGGTGACAATAATGACAGTTATAATTTTTAA